A genomic stretch from Sphaerodactylus townsendi isolate TG3544 linkage group LG15, MPM_Stown_v2.3, whole genome shotgun sequence includes:
- the KDELR1 gene encoding ER lumen protein-retaining receptor 1 — translation MNIFRFLGDISHLLAIIILLLKIWKTRSCAGISGKSQILFAIVFTTRYLDLFTNYISMYNTSMKVVYIACSYATVWMIYSKFKATYDGNHDTFRVEFLVIPTAVLAFLVNHDFTPLEILWTFSIYLESVAILPQLFMVSKTGEAETITSHYLFALGVYRALYLFNWIWRYQFEGFFDLIAIVAGLVQTVLYCDFFYLYITKVLKGKKLSLPA, via the exons ATGAATATATTCCGCTTCCTGGGAGACATTTCTCATCTGTTGGCCATCATCATCTTGCTGCTGAAGATCTGGAAGACGCGATCATGCGCGG GGATTTCTGGAAAGAGCCAAAttctgtttgccattgtcttcacTACTCGGTACCTAGATCTATTTACCAACTACATCTCCATGTACAACACGTCTATGAAG GTGGTTTACATCGCGTGCTCTTATGCCACAGTGTGGATGATTTATAGCAAATTCAAAGCGACCTACGATGGCAACCACGATACTTTCCGGGTGGAGTTTCTGGTTATTCCCACAGCAGTCTTAGCCTTCCTAGTGAATCATGATTTTACTCCCCTGGAG ATTCTCTGGACTTTCTCCATCTACCTGGAGTCAGTAGCTATCCTGCCACAGCTCTTCATGGTTAGTAAAACGGGGGAGGCAGAAACCATCACAAGCCACTATCTCTTCGCCTTGGGTGTCTACCGCGCCTTGTATTTATTCAACTGGATCTGGCGTTATCAGTTCGAGGGCTTCTTTGACCTCATTGCCATCGTGGCTGGCTTGGTGCAGACGGTGCTCTACTGCGATTTCTTCTACCTCTACATTACAAAAG TTCTAAAAGGCAAGAAGTTGAGTTTGCCAGCATAG